Below is a window of Camelus ferus isolate YT-003-E chromosome 4, BCGSAC_Cfer_1.0, whole genome shotgun sequence DNA.
CTTTAGAATAGAACTCTCTTTGTAATGACTAAATGCTCCACTGCTTTCTTGAATagtatattaaatgtatttctccATCGTTTTAACACCAGTATTGGGCTTTAGTACCCTGATGCCCAAAGAGTGTGTTAAGAATAATTGAGTGCATGGAGGactttttgctcattttctgttATGGTTCTAGATTGTTGTGTTCTTGCaatcttttgtctttcttttttttccctcctcttagTGGCTTTTAAGGTTTTCTACTGTCAAGTGTgaactgccataacaaagtaccacaaactgggtgatgCAAAACAACAAAACTGTTTTCCCTCTCATTTCTGGAAGTCGGAAGTCTGAAACACGATGACAGCAGGGACGTGCTCCTCTAATGGCTCTGTGGAACAATCCTTCCTTGCTCTTCTTTGCTTCTGATAGTTGCTAGCAGCCCttcacattccttggcttatagctGCATCACTTCAATTTCTGCCTTGCTCTTCACATGGCCCTGTTTTCCCTGTATCTTTTTGTCTCcaaatctttctctctttatgACGATTTCAGtcattggattaggacccaccctaaacCAGTATGACCCCATCTTACCTTGATTatacctatttccaaataaggtcacattcacagatatagggggttaggacttgaacatatatTTTGTGGAGGACACCATTCAGCCCACAGCAAGTGCCATGGTCTCTAGCTGAGCCCTCCCCGTTCCAAATTTGCTTCTCTTTAGTTCCTATGGTTTAGGAACCAAAATACCCAATCATATGAGAATTGCATATAGACTGGATATTTAGAAACAGTGAGGCTCTATTGTATGAGTTTTAgtatataatatttcatattaatgttCAGAGGCTTTTTTAAAGATCATCATTATTTTGGAGTTCCAAGTTTGTGCCCTGAATATCAGTGACAAGTTACTATGTATTGTAAGATTTCTCATCAtatcaacaaacacttactgtgCACCTGCCATGCTAGTTTAATGTCTATTTCCTGGTAGGAGACATGCTTCCAAATCTTTTTGACCGAAGAGAAGGAAACCGTATATGCCtaaagcttttgaatttttgatggatgactttttaaattgctgaGCCTAATCATTGGTTGTGTATGTCATTGTTTAGATATCCTTGGAGCTTTTGGATAATGTGACAATTGGGATGCAGTGATGTCGACTCTCTGTCCACCACCATCTCCAGCTGTTGCCAAGACAGAGATTGCTTTAAGTGGTGAATCACCTTTATTAGCAGCTACCTTCGCTTACTGGGACAATATTCTTGGCCCTAGAGTAAGGCACATTTGGGCCCCGAAGACAGAACAGTTACTCCTCAGCGATGGAGAAATAACATTTCTTGCCAACCATACCCTAAATGGAGAGATCCTTCGAAATGCGGAGAGCGGGGCTATAGACGTAAAGTTTTTTGTCTTGTCTGAAAAAGGAGTAATTATCGTTTCGTTAATCTTCGATGGAAACTGGAACGGGGATAGGAGCACATACGGACTATCCATTATACTTCCACAGACAGAACTTAGCTTCTACCTCCCACTTCACAGAGTGTGTGTGGACAGATTAACACACATCATCCGGAAAGGCAGGATATGGATGCACAAGGTGAGTGGTTTTGAGCTTATTGAGCATGCTCACCTTGCCCCTGAAAATTTATCTTCCgatgcatttatatttaattttttaaaattatgtgcaaTTAACTCAAATAGTAGCTATTATTTGCTTCTACTCTATCAGGTACAGATAGATCTAGTCTGATATCTGTGGTCTTTGTAATAACCCTGGAAGCTAGGCAATGACAGCTCCACATTGCAAATAGAAAGCTAAAACTTAGAGAAAGTAAGAAACATAATAAGTCTTAGAGTGTGGATTTGTCTTGGGAAACTTTGACTCTCAaagctttttctttctgcattgCATGACCGTGTCTTTCCCTTAACACTGTGTGTGGGTCTAAGCAGTTCAGAACAATTGTTGGGTAAGCCTTTGACCATATAGCCTTTGGTCCCTTTAACTTCTTTGCTAAGTTCCCAAATtggtaaaatgaagaaattggaCCAAATGGTTTTTGGGAGataattccttttaattttgcaGATTGAGCTAAGGAAATTATTGTTATCCCCTAAATCCTGTACtttaatatatagtaatatttatatttccaCATATTGTAATTTTGGCAGAAGAgaagaacaaatttaattttcctttctgctttgcaGTTTGATACTAAAATGGAAGTCCATTAaagcattattaattttataaggCTTTTACCAGATAGTAAGGAAAAatagtatcttttaaaagaagagtttTTCTGCCTTGTTTGAAAGCTTGTCTCCTTATCTCTCACATGTTCATGAAAATCATTTGAAATCTGGAAGCCACATTCCCTAGATTGCTTTTGATCTTATGTAATTTGGAAAGTGCCAATCATTAGTTTCCTTTGTGAAACTATGCAGATGTTACATTGACTGTTTTCTGCCAAATTATCTGTTTTAACTGTGGACGAAAAGGgcgtttttattttatttaatattgtctATGAGAGCATGGATTTGTTGGGTTAatcctcccccaccttttttttcctaCCCTTAAGTGGAAAGTATTTTTCCCATGAAGTAAATTACCCAAGAAGATGCCTGCCATTTAACTTGTGTggtgaaaaagaaacaagtacCAAAATGTggtagttttttttaactttaatgaattTTCTCTTGCTCAGGAAAGGCAAGAAAATTTCCAGAAGATAGTCTTAGAAGGCACAGAGAGAATGGAAGATCAGGTAAGGTGCAGATTGCATATTATCAGACACCACCAAACCCATGGCCTATGTCTCTATAAAGCTAAGGACTGCTCCTGTTAAGGCCTTGAAGACATATTTGTTTGACAGAGTGAGCCTGAACACGAACAGAGCCTTTATGAGATACATGGAATAAACTGGATGAAAATTTCCATATCTTAGACctaaaagacttaaataaataaaggattttGGTAATTGCATCTATGAATTAAtattttgctacttttttttctgtttgcataGACTAAGTTTTGGATAACTTGTtcacagtaaaaattaaaaactctaaatgagattttctttaagGTATTGCTTCTCAAACATTTCCACAGAAGTAGTTGTAACAGGAGGAGAGTGAGTACCCTAAAGTATCTGGGGGTGCAGGCACAGCTCTAAGCATAATATTTCTTTGAAGTCTCATGCTGTATCTTTAAAACTCAtgcaatttacattttattctgtgaTTTATCTATTTGGTTTAATATTACAATTTGCAGGTGATATTCCTCACCCATCAAATCTCCAGATAAAAGTATGCTGTTTTTCCCATGTCTTGGAACATCCTTGGGGAGCAGGCACTAGATTTTGAGAAGCATCATTGCAAGAGTATGGTTTCTCTTATGGAAATTAACTGCAAAGCATTTCAACCTAGAGCAGGGAAATTCCGAAGGGGAATCCCCAGTGGAGAAAGCGAGTTCTTTGCTGTTACTCTCATGGCCTCTGGCCACCCTCATTGCTCCTCTGTTGAAACTCCAATCTAAACAAGCCTTTTCCCTGGTTCTCCTTAGCATGCCTGAGACAAATGGTACTTTAAACAATGACTTATTCTAAAATGTTGTCAAAATAGAGGAACATAAACAAGGAAACTACAAAACCCTATCACACAACCTTCTTTATAATACTGTTATGTTTGtgcttttgtaaataacttttaCAAAAATCAAAAGGAGGCAATTTGGGGGAAATGTTTGCCTTTACTCAGAGAAGCCAGGCTTTCACTTGCTGGTCAGTAAGCAGGGTGCCAAGGAACAGGGTGACTTTCACTAACCTCTTGACATAACTGCTAGTTACGGAGTAATTAGTAGAGTTATCTCAAGATAAGAAAATCTAGGACCCAGGAAAATTCTActtttgcagggatttttttttttcaaactagaaaCCTATACTTATAAAGTTTACCACCTAacatttaaggtttttttctcttttaatgaagGGCTCTTTCTGAAAATGTTATCCTACCTTTTTAGTCAGGAGGAAAGTATACTTGGACAAACTGGAGGTCTTTAAAGGAGAAACATTCTCCTGCTGAGAAGTTCAAGTTGGAGACGtccaaggaggaaaaaacagaaggaattttCTTTTAGAGCCTCTTCTGTGTTCAGccttgtgggatttttttcttgttgttgttaagCCTCAATGAGGATATCCACTTGTATGGTGATAAATGTCTGAGACGCAGCGTATGACATACTATGTATGTCTAAACCCAAGGGAAGGTATTTTCCCATAACTATCCTTTCTAAAAAGGAGTTGCCTGCTAATTGAGTTCTTGCAAATCTCACATCACATGCTTGCATTGACTTTATTGTGAATAAATAGTTTGGAGACGACACATTAGTCTGAAACAACTTTTAATCAGTGCTAGTTTTGGATGCTTATATATAGCTATCAtctgataaaaatcattttacaagAAAGCAAACTTAACACAGCTTCAGTCATTAATCTTCTTGAATTGCATGTGTTGATTGTTGCAattgtaaacaaatatttaaaaattactttaaaaagcagaaacaatgaATGGTTTTATGTTTGCAAGTGACTACaggatgaattttttaaaaatagtgaaactTCCTGTGTCATGCACGGGGGCCTATGACTTAGGATAAAATTTCCAGAGACAGCATCACATTTAAATTCTGAAGCAGCTTACCTAATCAGGGGTTCTGAAAACAGAGTTAGGTCACTCAAAAAAAGGGCTGACCATAGCAATGACCGAGGATACACGTAAAGAGTTTGAATAAAATCATTTCGTAAAATGtgagtggggggaaaaaagactatTATTAGACTGATCTTAAATaacatgtgattttaaaaacatgtttagggggaggatatagctcagtaggAGAGTGCGTACCTAGAatgcaaaggtcctgggttcaatccccagtacctccattgaaaaataattaataaaaacctaatcctccccaaaataaaacataaaataaaaaataataaatgaataaaaattgtaaaaaaaaaaatcatgtttcgCTAAAAGTTGATAGGCATATGACGATTTCATCTGCCTCTCTAAAAGTTTGCATATTCAGGATGGGCACAACATTTTGGAggagtggtggtggcagtgaaTAAATTGAAGGAGCACCCATATTTGAGACACTTTACATGTGTGATGCTCTCTAGTGAGTTTTCAGTGTCATTCTGGAAACTACGGATTTCCAAATTACAGTTTTGAGATGTAGTAAGTAGTAGTGTTCTCTTGAAAGAACCCTAAAGGAAActtgtctattttattgattgttGACAATATATGTGatgactttgatttgcatttgggTAGATTATCCCTTAGATAAATGTAGAGATTGATCCAAGCTTTACTACTGAGTTATTTGCTAAGGATTGCAGTCTTTCTATGCTtggctttcctcatttttaaatataaaatgcatcagTGACCTTTGATTAACAGGAGTTCTTCTAcatcaaataaaatttcaaaggagAGCCTTTCTAAATTTGGCATGGTGACTTAATTATTGCATGTAGATGATAAACCAATGACTCCATTCTGACCAAAGAAAATTGTTcctggaagaataaaaatgagttttaattaGCATGTAGATCCTTTAGAAACAAATGTTTGGGAGTAGTAGACTTGTTTGGGGCTATGTTTGAACAAGTTATCAAGCATTTCTATCAAAGGGTATTAttatttgctttcagtttttaattttttattgcccAGTTTATCCTCTACTGTGTGATTTTCTTcacctcattttacttttttgtgcAGGGTCAGAGTATTATTCCAATGCTTACTGGAGAAGTAATTCCTGTGATGGAGCTACTTTCATCTATGAAATCACACAGTGTTCCTGAAGAAATAGATGTAAGTTCTTGCTTGTAATATTAAGTAGGAGCAGGGCACCCTTTCTCAATTCCCTTGAATTCTATTACTATAATGTATATTAGTAATGTTCTAATTTTAGTAATATACTTTTTTTGTCATACATACTATTCATATGAATTATTAGCCACTTTCATAGAAACACTTAAAATCCTGAATGTTATGGCCAAACAGAGGCTTTTTTGATCAGTAATAGTAATgtgataaaattaaatgtatttagcCAATTTCCCCACTTTTGTATTTCCTGGAAGTGGGAGCATTTCAGACCTTACAGAATCAATCAGTATTTAACGCAGTACTTTCTGTAACAAAGCAGTGTACAAATCAGTGGCTGCTAACGGAATTTACTTATCTTCACTTACCTGGTTTCCTTGCTCATTCATTGGTTGAGGACATTAGGAATTACACACTATGCATGTGTAGAGAAATCCTTGAGGCAGCTCTTTTTGTTGTTTCCTGACTTGGTCATTAAGGTTTGTCCCCTGATTGTGACAGCTCAGAAGAGGAAGCTGCGCTTGTAAAAAGTGATTGCTTAACTTGTCCAACCAGCTTTCACATCATCTGTTCTGAAAGTTTATAGTAGTGCACACAGATTGTTTTATGGGGATTCAGAATGGTCAGAAATGAGGGCAGTGTGTTATACTGAACCTGGACTCCAGAAAACTTGTGTATTTAAAGTGTTATTTCAGCGCTATATTATagtcagaataaatttttttttctttttggtgcatTTTAGATAGCTGATACCGTTCTTAATGATGATGACATTGGTGATAGCTGTCACGAAGGCTTTCTTCTCAAGtaagaattttgtttcttttcataaaagcTGGATGAAGGAGATCCAAATCTTATGCTCACCTATGAGAAGATTTGTGAGGAAGAAAACAGTAATAGAATGCCTCCCTAGGTTATTCTAGGGTCAGCATTGCATATTTGAACTGTTGCTTCGCTTTATGTTACTTCTTCACTTACTCCATgtctgtaatatatttaaagttagtctttttaatttttaaagaagctgagTTTCTGTAGCACCCAGACAAGAATTTTTGGTCCCTTTTTTGGTTctgatttcttgtttttcttctcattaaagCTGAAACTAAGAACCGTTCCAAATTAAGTTGCATTCTGGATGGACTTATTTAGGcctagaaaggaaaattattcaTATCTGTACTGATCCTTTCCATGTTACAGTAGATTTTAGTATTTAAGAATGTGAGCTCTAAAGCCAGACTTCCTGGATGACTGCTATGTAACCCTGGGCAAGCTACCTGAAATccctgtgcctccgtttccttaCCTGGACAAAGGGAATAATGATAATACCTCCTTCATAGGATTATTATAAGCATAGAGTGAGATAAATCATAGTAAGCACTTCGAACAGTGCATGGCACATATAAGCACATGATAAATGGCTGATAGCtagcattttctatatatatttcttctagaaaaatgataataatagtaataatggcCAATATTTATTTAGTTCCTATGTGTCAGTCCCTTAATGAAATGCTCTATGTATATAATCTCATTTTCTACTTTAGGGTTTCTTTACAATTACAGattatcataaaattttattttaaaaaataaagagtgaaaggaaaaaatacttgctTTTATGTCTACAGTCTTCTCCTTTAGGTTCATGATGGAATCTCAGAGACGTGAGTGTATTTAGTCTCGAAGTCTTACATGGCTTAAATCAGAAGGTCTTTAGTCCTGATTCTGTTGGTGTCAGCCATTCATAATGCTATTTTTAATCCCATTTGACTTtaagatttttggtttttggtgggggaagtaattaggtttacttctttatttattcttagaggaagtactggggattgaactcaggacctcaggcatgctaagcatgtgctctaccacttgagctataccctccccccacatatgactttaaataaatcacttaacctctctacacctcagtttcttccactACAAAATGGTGATGTTGTGCTAACTGCATTGTATTATGGTTCAGGTAGAATCTGTGAAGGCCATGTGGTAGAAAATGCAATGTACTATGGAGATAAAAGATGACATTATAATCATAGCTTTGGTGTTCATCACGTAAAACTATTCAAGCTCACTTGtctttagtttagtttagtttagtttgtGAAATTGTTTTACAGCcaatgtttttaatctttttttcttcaatttacaGTGCCATCAGCTCACACTTGCAGACCTGTGGCTGTTCTGTTGTAGTAGGGAGCAGTGCAGAGAAAGTAAAtaaggtaatttattttataacccaGCAAATGATCTGGCTTTTTAATACTGCTAACATATCACGGATTGTAATTTAAAAGGTTAAGTtggtaagtcaactatattttaattaaaaaaatacatcttttccaaaaaaaaaccaaaggttAGGCTGCAGTCAAGATGATCTACTAATACAAGAAGGCAATATAGTCTGACTAAATTACTGTGACATCCTGTGGCAAAAATTGGTGTAAAGTAAACTGTTTGAATAGGAAGTCATTCATCAGTTTCATTTTGATAATTCATATATATCATTATtagtattatataaataattttgagaatattttaaaatcagatttttaaaacaacatttgtCTTCTATTTCCTGATGTTATCTTTAATAAATATGAAGATAGCCTCTGGTACTAATTCCAGAGAAATGGTATCTGATCATTCATCTTGATTTCAttctcttgctttccttcctAAATCTATTCCTTTCAGGGGCCTATTGCTACTAACCGGTCAGTGGCATTTCTGACCATTTCCTTTAGTGCTACATGAGTTAATAAAGATAATAAACAGCTACCTTTCCAAGCATTAGGTAATAAACTAAGAGATTATGTACTTTTCTTCACTGACCATTAATTAGAGATAAGGGCACGTATCTATCAATTTAAGCAAACCtaatttttgttgttaagttttaCACAGGAAGTGTGTTAGGAATGATCATTTACttcacaaatatatttgtatttttttctgtaataagcTACCCTGTATACTTCCATAACCTTTGATTTACCAAAATTATCTCTCTTACAGCCACTTATGAGAGATTAGGTTACCTCTATTACTACATTACACCTAGTGatttattattgtttctattATCCCAAGAAGGCAGCTTTCAATTTGTGTCCTCCAAAGCATTCTGGTTCCACGGGGACTTTCTAGTTGCTTCTCGGGGAGGAAGAAAGTCTCCGTGGTTGGGGCtctgtgttttaaaacatttttctcatcCTACTTCCTATTCTGGCTCAATAGCTCTCTTGTATCTTTGTAATTTGAGAAAAAGGTTGCCATCACTAGTTTGAAACACTGCTTTAATATGAAAAGCCTGAATGTAGTCTGAATTCCAGGCTAGATagatggctttttatttttcctaatggaGCTGTGATCAAATCCTGTTAGAATCATAGGTTTCTAAACCCCAACCAAttgcttacttattttaaattaaatttgatagAATTGATTCTCGTTCTATTGAAAAATTTGGCCTTTCTTTGATAGTCATCATAATGGGATTTCACATGCAGAGCTATTAAACAGCAGCCATAATTCTGCCTAATTTAATTGCTTTTAGTTTTCTTGTCcaaattatttgcttatttgaaaCATACTTGCTGCTGGATGGAGATGCAATCAATCATTAGAAAGATTGTTCTTTCCCAATATAAGACTAAGATATGGAATAAGGGTACCATGGACAAATAAACTTGAGGAAGTCTGTATATTGTATCAGTACCTGGAGAGTCACAATATGTATTCAAATGGTAAAGGTTTTGAGATACTATACAGTACATTTAttagcatttcccaaacttatttgaccacAGAATGCCTATTTTAAGCAATAGCTGTTTATATCCCATAGACTATTCCAAATGACTAAGgaatacttatttctcagaatagatTTTGACAAGAACAATTGAAATTTCTATTCAGGTATCTTTCATAAGCAGACCAGTGGcttttttacttcatattttaatgctaaaatattttcatttacagaTTGTAAGAACATTATGCCTTTTTCTGACTCCAGCAGAGAGAAAATGCTCCAGGTTATGTGAAGCAGAATCATCATTTAAATACGAGTCAGGGCTGTTTGTACAAGGCCTACTAAAGGTATAGTTTCCAGTTATCACCAGtgaaaccaattttttaaaatcatttttgaggctttttataaatgtattttgaatattagcaTTTAATGCATCTCATGTTTATATGCCAAGGATCAGATTTCCTTTACACAGGTCTGAGCATGGAGTCTATGTCTAATGAATTTGTAGTTAGTATCAGTGAAACATCACGGAATagctttctttgtgtttctctttggttTCTAGTAGCTGTCTGTCTGGCCTCAGGATTAGTTTTTCAATATGTGCTTGAATCAGGTTGTGCAATAAggggacatttctttttttaattaaacagatTTGAAGTTTTGTGTTaccattttatgtttatgtactgtattcatttattgaaaataaaattttgagctGCTTCCTGTCTTAAAAAGTATATAGGATTTGAAGATGCctatatatatagtgaaaaaattatgttatatttttcctttatttgcttGGATCTGCTTTTCAAGGAGCTAAATAGATAAATATCAATCAGCAACTATTTTCAATAATTATAGGGAATAGTTATTCACTTCATTGAATCTATTACGAATGTTTCAATTATAGTCAAAACTGTGAAGAAGTAGGTTTCCAAATGGTTATGTGATTCATAGTGAATGCTTTCTTGAGGATGTAGGCatagcaaaatgaaagaaaaggtataaaaaattgttgcaaataaaaatgatattcagCTTTTGCATTTTCAATAATGTGTATGCTATGAGCTCAGAATACTagtatttaaatacagaaatggcTTAAGGGAAACTCATTGCTGATTTAAGTTGTGCAAATCTGAAACCCAGAACTTCTCCTATCAAAGGCATAATAAGCTACTTAGTACTTTTATTTCCCCAATACTGCCTCatttaattgtataattttatcCGTAAAAGGGACCTAAACCAAATGCATAGCAGAAAACttgaaactaaaatgaaaaaatatctgtTAAGAGTTTTCCATACAAGTATACATTGTATAGCcttccaaaaaatattttgacattataTATCAAAAGTCTTAAAACTGTTTCAAGATTTAACCTACTATTTCTACTTCTGGGAATCCATCCTAAGGAAGTAATTATGTATGGCAAAAGATTTACTTATAAATATGATTATCGCAGTAGTAcaagtgaaaaattgaaaatagccTCTGTCTGTTGTTCACTGCACATACCACGTGCCTCACACACAGGACGTCCTTGTTATATGACCATTCGCTACCCGCCTGACTCTACCTGGAAAGAAGTACGTTTTCTtacttattataaaaatacatattcattgagATTTAGCAGAACATATGAATAATCAAGAAGAACATAAAAAGTCACTTGTAATCTCATAATCCAGTGAATAACCCCTGTTAATATTTGGCATGTATCATTCTGGTCCTCTTTTCTTATGTTGGTATTTTTTCATATCTtactctcccctccaccccccccccaaaaaaagttggATTATACTCTGCATGTTTTAACCTCCTTTTTTCATAATATATTGTGAACATCTTTCAATATCAACACATAAACATTGGCAGCTTAATTTTTAGCAGCTAATtaagaaaccatttttatttacttaatcacTTATCTTTCTGGATGCTTAAGCTGTTGCTGGCGTTCTACTGTTTAAACCAGTGCTGTAGGGCAAACGTCACTCCAGTTTGGCACACAATCATGATTGATTTcctaggataaatttctagaactCGATTTGCTAAATCCAAGccagtttttttaattagaagaaacTCCTTCCTATCTGTTGGCATATAAGACagtacattttctttccattgtgACAGGATTCCACTGGAAGCTTTGTGCTGCCCTTCCGGCAAGTCATGTACGCTCCctaccccaccacacacatagATGTGGACGTCAACACCGTCAAGCAGATGCCACCCTGTCACGAGCATATTTATAATCAGCGTAGATACATGA
It encodes the following:
- the C9orf72 gene encoding guanine nucleotide exchange C9orf72 homolog, whose amino-acid sequence is MSTLCPPPSPAVAKTEIALSGESPLLAATFAYWDNILGPRVRHIWAPKTEQLLLSDGEITFLANHTLNGEILRNAESGAIDVKFFVLSEKGVIIVSLIFDGNWNGDRSTYGLSIILPQTELSFYLPLHRVCVDRLTHIIRKGRIWMHKERQENFQKIVLEGTERMEDQGQSIIPMLTGEVIPVMELLSSMKSHSVPEEIDIADTVLNDDDIGDSCHEGFLLNAISSHLQTCGCSVVVGSSAEKVNKIVRTLCLFLTPAERKCSRLCEAESSFKYESGLFVQGLLKDSTGSFVLPFRQVMYAPYPTTHIDVDVNTVKQMPPCHEHIYNQRRYMRSELAAFWRATSEEDVAQDTVIYTDESFTPDLNIFQDVLHRDTLVKAFLDQVFHLKPGLSLRSTFLAQFLLVLHRKALTLIKYIEDDTQKGKKPFKSLRNLKIDLDLTAEGDLNIIMALAEKIKPGLHSFIFGRPFYTSVQERDVLMTF